From Chiloscyllium punctatum isolate Juve2018m chromosome 36, sChiPun1.3, whole genome shotgun sequence, the proteins below share one genomic window:
- the LOC140460213 gene encoding uncharacterized protein has translation VSRQRVVVQTRFSRSSRLERQRSTRPAWKPWKCGDCGKEFRSPSELEVHYRSHNGERPFICSECGKGFAQPFNLLTHQRVHTGAKPFACSECGKGFTDSSNLLRHRRVHTGARPFTCSECGKGFTDSSNLLRHRRVHTGARPFTCSECGKEFTQSSHLLKHQRVHAKEKPAACLECHNSARALTCRRLASPEEKSFRCSHCGADSGRSSEPTVHQPIHTEEKLLTCSERGKALADSSSLLRHQQAHTAERPFICTGCGKGFSQFSTLLGRQHVHEQLQVLDSSC, from the coding sequence GTGTCGAGACAACGTGTTGTTGTGCAGACAAGGTTCAGCAGATCATCCAGACTGGAGAGACAGAGGAGCACCCGCCCCGCATGGAAACCGTGGAAGTGCGGGGACTGTGGGAAGGAGTTCCGAAGCCCGTCTGAGCTGGAGGTTCACTACCGCAGTCACaacggggagaggccgttcatctGCTCCGAGTGTGGAAAAGGGTTCGCGCAGCCGTTCAACCTGCTGacgcaccagcgagttcacaccgGCGCCAAGCCGTTCGCCTGCTCCGAGTGCGGGAAAGGATTCACGGATTCGTCCAACCTCCTGAGGCACCGGCGGGTTCACACCGGCGccaggccgttcacctgctccgagtgcgggaagggattcACCGACTCCTCCAACCTCCTGAGGCACCGGCGGGTTCACACCGGCGCGAGACCGTTCACCTGCTCCGAGTGCGGGAAGGaattcactcagtcgtcccatctgctgaaacaccagcgggTTCACGCTAAGGAGAAACCTGCGGCGTGCCTGGAATGCCACAACAGCGCCAGGGCACTGACATGCCGTCGACTTGCCAGCCCAGAGGAGAAATCGTTCAGGTGCTCTCACTGTGGCGCTGACTCCGGGCGATCATCTGAACCAACTGTGCACCAGCCAATTCACACCGAGGAGAAGCTGCTCACCTGCTCCGAGCGTGGGAAGGCACTCGCCGACTCGTCCAGCCTGCTGAGACACCAACAAGctcacactgcggagaggccaTTCATCTGTACCGGGTGCGGGAAGGGATTCAGCCAGTTTTCCACTCTGCTGGGGCGCCAGCATGTTCATGAGCAACTGCAGGTGTTGGATTCCAGCTGTTAA